In a single window of the Elaeis guineensis isolate ETL-2024a chromosome 4, EG11, whole genome shotgun sequence genome:
- the LOC140856980 gene encoding uncharacterized protein gives MAVDLPCDSDGASMVCKAMPLVAEVECGFPVCHRWVTIEGQSRHRLALDARAVLLEAAAALSFSLVALATSAPKASRPSSPTPRGPRSYRLSNNNSTLQAERC, from the coding sequence ATGGCGGTCGACCTCCCTTGCGACAGCGATGGCGCCTCCATGGTTTGCAAGGCAATGCCGCTGGTGGCGGAGGTGGAGTGCGGCTTCCCCGTCTGCCATCGGTGGGTCACCATCGAGGGCCAGAGCCGCCACCGCCTCGCCCTCGACGCCCGTGCGGTCCTCCTGGAAGCCGCTGCGGCCCTGTCATTCTCTCTTGTGGCTCTTGCAACTTCGGCGCCAAAGGCGTCGAGGCCGTCCTCGCCGACGCCGCGGGGCCCTCGCAGTTACCGCCTGTCGAATAACAACAGCACGCTCCAAGCCGAGCGATGTTGA